AATACCAATTACAGGCCATGCACCTAAGAAGAAGTGTAATGCGCGGCTGTTGTTGAAGGATGCATATTGGAAGATTAAACGACCAAAGTATCCGTGAGCAGCTACGATGTTGTAGGTTTCTTCTTCTTGACCGAATTTGTAACCGTAGTTTTGAGACTCGGTTTCGGTGGTTTCACGTACCAAAGAAGAGGTTACGAGAGAACCGTGCATTGCGGAGAATAAAGATCCACCGAATACACCAGCTACACCCAACATATGGAAGGGGTGCATTAAGATGTTATGCTCTGCTTGGAATACAAACATGAAGTTGAAGGTACCAGAGATACCTAAAGGCATACCATCAGAGAAAGATCCTTGACCGATAGGGTAGATTAAGAATACTGCAGTCGCAGCGGATACGGGTGCAGAGTAAGCAACACAGATCCAAGGACGCATTCCTAAACGGTAGGATAATTCCCACTGACGACCCATGTAGCAGAAGATTCCGATTAAGAAGTGGAATACTACTAATTGGTAAGGGCCACCGTTGTATAA
This window of the Cyanobacterium stanieri LEGE 03274 genome carries:
- the psbA gene encoding photosystem II q(b) protein; translation: MTTTLQQQQSSAWEQFCQWITSTNNRLYVGWFGVLMIPCLLTATTCFLIAFVAAPPVDIDGIREPVAGSLLYGNNIISGAVVPSSNAIGLHFYPIWEAASLDEWLYNGGPYQLVVFHFLIGIFCYMGRQWELSYRLGMRPWICVAYSAPVSAATAVFLIYPIGQGSFSDGMPLGISGTFNFMFVFQAEHNILMHPFHMLGVAGVFGGSLFSAMHGSLVTSSLVRETTETESQNYGYKFGQEEETYNIVAAHGYFGRLIFQYASFNNSRALHFFLGAWPVIGIWFTAMGVSTMAFNLNGFNFNQSILDSQGHVIGTWADVLNRANIGIEVMHERNAHNFPLDLASAEAVSAPVING